One Candidatus Hydrogenedentota bacterium genomic window carries:
- a CDS encoding right-handed parallel beta-helix repeat-containing protein: protein MMPMQGKRPWALACLVFALCADGTYAHAAGVVYVDQGTTAVVQDGSSWATAVDTVRKGIRRAELAGGAEVWVAEGEYSEVAYLQTGIHLYGGFAGNETAREQRDFSANVTVINGLSANDGAPVETVVLGATNSTLDGFTIRGGRGANGAGMLNDAASPVVANCHFTDNQAAQYGGAILNNPGSYPLIENCTFAGNAAGISGGAIANNGSAPEIRNCTFTGNGSGTSGGAIVFTPDSSGIIENCVFDQNATGTGGAAIYCQQASPLIDACLFTDNEAALHGGAVYNDTAAPFYVNCLFAGNRCGESGGAITNVAAAPVFFNCTIAHNTADEDGGPAYNNQSDPAFVNCILYFNDPDEFYNIKSKPSVRYSDVEFGHAGPGNFAINPRFMDPGNGDYGLQPQSWCINAGTSEGAPATDIDGVARPQGIGVDVGAYEAIVIGEREPLTPCGALLRGKEETAQADGGILVLPSMAGLLLLVSKRRRRP from the coding sequence ATGATGCCAATGCAGGGCAAGAGGCCGTGGGCACTCGCGTGCCTGGTGTTTGCGTTGTGCGCCGATGGGACATACGCTCATGCGGCCGGCGTCGTGTACGTAGACCAGGGGACCACAGCCGTGGTCCAGGATGGCAGCAGTTGGGCGACTGCGGTGGACACGGTCCGCAAGGGCATACGCCGCGCGGAACTTGCGGGCGGCGCGGAGGTCTGGGTTGCGGAAGGCGAGTACAGCGAGGTCGCCTATCTTCAGACGGGTATACACCTCTACGGCGGTTTTGCGGGAAACGAGACCGCGCGGGAGCAGCGCGACTTCAGCGCCAACGTCACGGTTATCAACGGGCTGAGCGCGAACGACGGCGCGCCCGTGGAAACCGTGGTCCTTGGCGCCACGAACAGCACCCTGGACGGCTTCACGATCCGCGGTGGACGCGGCGCGAACGGCGCGGGCATGCTCAATGACGCGGCGTCGCCAGTGGTCGCCAATTGCCACTTCACCGACAATCAGGCTGCGCAATACGGCGGTGCTATCCTGAATAATCCTGGGTCATATCCGCTCATCGAGAACTGCACGTTTGCGGGCAATGCCGCCGGTATCAGCGGCGGCGCCATCGCAAACAACGGCTCCGCGCCGGAGATCCGTAACTGCACATTTACGGGCAACGGCTCGGGTACATCGGGCGGGGCCATCGTGTTCACGCCGGATTCCTCAGGAATCATCGAGAACTGCGTGTTCGATCAGAACGCGACGGGCACGGGCGGCGCCGCAATCTACTGTCAGCAGGCGTCCCCTCTGATTGACGCGTGCCTGTTCACGGACAACGAAGCGGCGTTGCACGGCGGCGCTGTTTACAACGACACCGCGGCTCCGTTTTATGTCAACTGCCTCTTCGCGGGCAATCGCTGTGGCGAAAGCGGGGGCGCTATCACCAATGTCGCCGCCGCCCCCGTGTTCTTCAACTGCACGATTGCGCATAACACCGCCGATGAAGACGGCGGCCCGGCGTACAACAACCAGTCCGACCCGGCATTCGTGAATTGCATTCTCTATTTCAATGACCCGGACGAATTCTACAACATCAAGAGCAAGCCGTCGGTGCGCTACAGCGACGTCGAGTTCGGCCATGCGGGCCCGGGCAACTTCGCCATTAATCCGCGTTTCATGGACCCGGGAAACGGCGACTACGGGCTGCAGCCGCAGTCCTGGTGCATTAACGCAGGCACCAGCGAAGGCGCTCCGGCGACCGACATCGACGGCGTCGCACGCCCGCAAGGCATCGGCGTAGACGTTGGTGCCTACGAGGCCATCGTGATCGGCGAGCGCGAGCCGCTCACCCCGTGCGGCGCCTTGTTGCGCGGAAAAGAGGAGACCGCTCAGGCCGACGGCGGGATTCTCGTTCTGCCATCCATGGCAGGGCTGCTCCTGCTCGTTTCAAAGCGAAGACGGCGCCCGTAA
- a CDS encoding DUF2089 family protein — protein MNQESQRWTDALAEEDLHFLKRFLLSSGSLKEVAEAYGISYPTVRARLDRLIAKVQVAEDPALKDAFRRQLQMMVAEGQLNAIQARKLLEAHRAALKQREEEQ, from the coding sequence ATGAATCAGGAATCGCAACGGTGGACAGATGCGCTGGCTGAAGAAGACCTGCATTTCCTGAAGCGATTTCTGCTTTCCTCGGGTTCGCTGAAGGAGGTCGCGGAGGCCTACGGCATCTCGTATCCGACCGTGCGCGCGCGGCTGGACCGGCTTATTGCCAAGGTGCAGGTTGCGGAAGACCCGGCGTTGAAGGATGCGTTCCGCCGGCAACTGCAGATGATGGTTGCCGAGGGGCAACTGAACGCGATACAGGCGCGAAAGCTGCTCGAGGCGCACCGAGCCGCCTTGAAGCAGCGGGAGGAAGAGCAATGA